In Geothrix edaphica, the genomic stretch CCATGAAGTGGACACCGCAGAAGGCGATGACGTCGGCGTCGGCCTTGGCGGCCTGCTGGCTGAGCTGGAGGCTGTCGCCCACGAAGTCAGCCAGGTCCTGGATCTCGGGCTCCTGGTAGTAGTGGGCCAGGAGCACGGCCCGCCGCTCGGCCTTGAGCCGCCGGATCTCGGCGGGCAGGTCGATCCCCGCGGGGATGCTCTCGAGGTCGGGGACGTAGGGGGCGGTCATGTCCATGGCACTCATTCTAGTTCCTTCTCCAGGAACCCGCGGATGCGCTCGCCCGGCCCCTCATGGTCGAACACCTCGGCGAAGGCCGCCCGCTCCCAGGCCAGGGCGGCGGGGCTAGGCACCCTCTCCTGGTGGCGCCGGAGGTCCCCGAGGAGGGAAAGGGCGCGCTCGGGCGCGGAAACCCCTGTTGCCACAAGCGGGTTTCCTGTATCCTGTGCTTGGATCGCAGGATCCAGTTGGATGTGGGAATCCGATGGCTGCCCCCGAGGGGCGGACATCGGTTTATTTTTATTTACCTTCATCGTTCAACGTCCAAGGGGGGACACATGGCCAAGGCGCCGGCGCCAGACACTTCCAGCATCTCACGGCTGGATCAGCTCAAGATCAGCCAGTACTTCGGCTGCAACACGTTCAGCGAGCGCACCATGCGCGACCGGCTGCAGAAGGATGTCTACAAGGCCTACCGCCAGGCGCTGAAGCGCGGCGAGGCCCTGTCGCCCGAAGTGGCCAAGAGCGTCGCCCAGGCCATGAAGGATTGGGCCCTGGAGCAGGGCTGCACCCACTTCACCCACTGGTTCCTGCCCATGACCGGCGCCACGGCCGAGAAGCACGACGCCTTCATCGCCTGGGACGAGCCGGGCCAGGTCATCGAGCGCTTCAGCGGCGGCCAGCTCATCCAGGGCGAGCCCGACGCCAGCTCCTTCCCCAGCGGCGGCCTGCGCGCCACCTTCGAGGCCCGCGGCTACACGGCCTGGGATCCCGCCAGCCCGGCCTTCCTCATGGAAGGGCCCCTGGGCAAGACGCTCTGCATCCCCACCGCCTTCGTCGGGTACCACGGCGAGGCCCTGGACCACAAGGTGCCCCTGCTGCGCTCCATGGACGTCCTGTCCCGGCAGGCCGTCGAGGGCCTGGCCCACTTCGGCGTGAAGGCCAATTCCGTCATTGCGCAGTGCGGTCCCGAACAGGAGTACTTCGCCGTGGACCTGGAGCTGGCCCAGCAGCGGCCGGACCTCATGTTCGCCAACCGCACCCTCCAGGGTGCCAAGCCCCCCAAGGGCCAGGAGCTGGAGGACCACTACTTCGGCAGCATCAAGGAGCGCGTCCTCGGCTTCATGCAGGAGGTCGAGCTGGAGTGCTTCAAGCTGGGCATCCCCGCCAAGACCCGCCACAACGAGGTGGCCCCCAACCAGTTCGAGATCGCGCCCATCTACGAGGCCGCCAACATCGCCAGCGACCACAACCAGCTGCTCATGGAGCTGCTCAAGTCCGTGGGTGAGCGGCACGGCCTGGCCATCCTGCTCCACGAAAAGCCCTTCGCCGGCGTCAACGGCAGCGGCAAGCACGTGAACTGGAGCCTGGCCACGGACGAGGGCCAGAACCTGCTGGAGCCCGGCCAGACGCCCGAGGAGAACCTGCAGTTCCTCTACTTCCTCAGCGCCACGCTGAAGGCCATCCACACCCACGGCGGCCTGCTCCGCGCTGCCATCGCCAGCGCCGGCAACGACCACCGCCTGGGCGCCAACGAGGCGCCGCCGGCCATCATGTCCGCCTTCCTCGGCGCCCAGCTCAGCCACATCCTCGACGCCATCGAGAAGGGGGACGCGGCGGATGCCTCCACCCAGCGTATCCTCGATCTCGGCATCGGCAACCTGCCCCGCATCGAGAAGGATGCCACGGACCGGAACCGCACCAGTCCCTTCGCCTTCACGGGCAACAAGTTCGAGTTCCGCGCCGTGGGCTCCAGCCAGCCCATCGCGCTGCCCCTGACCGTGATCAACGCCGCCGTGGCCGAGGCGCTTGAAGGCCTCAACGCCAAGCTCGACGTCGAGATCAAGTCCGGCAAGGAGCACAAGGCCGCCGTCCTGTCCGTCGTGCGCCAGGCCATCATCGAGACCAAGGCCATCCGCTTCGAGGGCAACGGCTACGCCGAGGAGTGGAAGGTCGAGGCCGAGCGCCGCGGCCTGCCCCACGCCAAGGACACCGTGGCCGCACTCCACATCTGGGAGGCCGCCGCGGCCAAGGCCGTGTTCTCCAAGCCGGGCATCCTGTCCGAGGGCGAGTTGGAGTCCCGCATCCACATCCGCCACGAGCAGTACCAGAAGGCCATCGCCATCGAGACCCAGGTCCTGCGCGAGATGGCGGAGACCCAGATCCTGCCCTCCATCACCGCCGACCTCGGGGCCAGGGCCAAGAGCCTCGGGCGGCTGGCTGCCGTCGGCATCGCGGTGCCCGAGACCCTGAAGGCCGCCCTCCAGGCCCAGGCCACCCTGGCCGGCGAGGCCCAGGCGCGTCTTTCCGCGATGAAGACGGCCCTGGCCGAGGCCGACGCCCTTGAGGACCTGCACGCCCGCACCGAGGCCTTCGGCAAGAAGGTCAATGAGGCCAAGCACGCCCTCCGGGAGGTGCTGGACCACCTGGAAGAGGCCTGCGACGCGGACCTCTGGCCCCTGCCCAAGTACTGGCAGCTGCTGTCTCCGCTGCTTTAGCTTTTCCGGTTCTCACGAAAACGGGCCGCGATTGCGGCCCGTTTTCGTGAGTGGAAGAAAGCCTATCGCCCGAAGCGGAACACGGCGCTGACCTGGGCCCAGGTGGCGGTGTCGAAGCCAAGGCCGTCGCTGCCGTTCTTGTCTACGAACACCTGGTTCAGCGTGCCTTCCAGGGAGAACATCCGATTGAAGGTGTAGCCACCGCCGCCGCGGAGGCCCAGCTTGCCGCTCTGGCTGGCGCTGCCGCTGATCCGGAAGCCGTTCCCATTGGTGAACTCCCACTCGTCCTTGACGCTGTTGATAGAGGCGCCGGCGATGGTGTACCAGCCCTGGTTCGGGCTCTGGAAGTTGTAGACCCAGTCGGCGCCGACCTGCAGGATCTTGTAGTCGTTCTGATCGTCGGAGAAGCCGCCCCAGCCGGAGCCGGGAAGGCTGTGGTAGGTCAGCTGGGCGCGGACCTGATGGTGCGGGGTGATGTTGAAGTCGAGGTGGCCGCCGACGTGGGCGCC encodes the following:
- a CDS encoding glutamine synthetase III, translating into MAKAPAPDTSSISRLDQLKISQYFGCNTFSERTMRDRLQKDVYKAYRQALKRGEALSPEVAKSVAQAMKDWALEQGCTHFTHWFLPMTGATAEKHDAFIAWDEPGQVIERFSGGQLIQGEPDASSFPSGGLRATFEARGYTAWDPASPAFLMEGPLGKTLCIPTAFVGYHGEALDHKVPLLRSMDVLSRQAVEGLAHFGVKANSVIAQCGPEQEYFAVDLELAQQRPDLMFANRTLQGAKPPKGQELEDHYFGSIKERVLGFMQEVELECFKLGIPAKTRHNEVAPNQFEIAPIYEAANIASDHNQLLMELLKSVGERHGLAILLHEKPFAGVNGSGKHVNWSLATDEGQNLLEPGQTPEENLQFLYFLSATLKAIHTHGGLLRAAIASAGNDHRLGANEAPPAIMSAFLGAQLSHILDAIEKGDAADASTQRILDLGIGNLPRIEKDATDRNRTSPFAFTGNKFEFRAVGSSQPIALPLTVINAAVAEALEGLNAKLDVEIKSGKEHKAAVLSVVRQAIIETKAIRFEGNGYAEEWKVEAERRGLPHAKDTVAALHIWEAAAAKAVFSKPGILSEGELESRIHIRHEQYQKAIAIETQVLREMAETQILPSITADLGARAKSLGRLAAVGIAVPETLKAALQAQATLAGEAQARLSAMKTALAEADALEDLHARTEAFGKKVNEAKHALREVLDHLEEACDADLWPLPKYWQLLSPLL
- a CDS encoding outer membrane beta-barrel protein, with translation MRHHVALTLALLGLPLAAQDITGGLQTGLSLPVGDLKDKDGLGTNQFFGAHVGGHLDFNITPHHQVRAQLTYHSLPGSGWGGFSDDQNDYKILQVGADWVYNFQSPNQGWYTIAGASINSVKDEWEFTNGNGFRISGSASQSGKLGLRGGGGYTFNRMFSLEGTLNQVFVDKNGSDGLGFDTATWAQVSAVFRFGR